The Bradyrhizobium sp. 195 region ATGCTGATTGTCGTACCTGCGTACTTCTTCGCAGCTTCGACCGCGGTGTCGGCCGCATCCTTGTCGGCAGCCGGTGCCGAGGCGCCGGCGAGCGCTAGGACTGCGGCCGCGCCGAGAAAGGTTCTGAAGTTCATGCCTTCCTCCTGCTCTCCTAAGCCCCCGGCGGCCGGGAGAGCCGGCTTCGGAGCGCTTTTCACGTCATCCGTTACCGGTCAGTCAGCAGCAGGCAGGAACAAGCCGTGCCGGCACCGACGGGCACCAACAAACAGAGTCATCAGTGTCGACAATTGTACGCGGCTAGTCGCTGGGCTGGGTTTCTGTCGCAGCCTGTCGCGATTTGGCTTCGTGAAGTAGGCTTCCTCCCCAAAACGCTCGAGAGCGTTGATTTTGGGGCTAGTCTGCGTTGAGGCGGCGCTGGCCGACAAATGAGAACTTTGCAAGCATCGATGAGTCGCATTCACTCATCGGCGAACTGTCAGCCACGGCTTCGTTGATTGGTCCTCCCATTCAGAATGCTTGCCCGGACGTACCCGCCGTGGTCGGGACCAAAACCCTGAGCCAGCCGGGTCAGTTGTACGGCCCTATGAAAGCGTTGATGCCGCTTTGGCTCGTTCGCGGTTTCGAACTGCTGGCTGGCACCGTATGATCCTTGAGCAACTGCCGAGCGGACCGCATCTCGGACCTCTCGCAAACTCGTGGCCACGGCACGATGCCATGCCTTCGCAAGATCAAGGGCATGCCGAAAGTCTCGCGGCTCACTTCGTCTGGGCGCAGCAGGTCAACCTGGCCAGCACGGTTCTTCGCCGCAAGTGACCCGCGGTCGGCGACGAAATCCCATTTTCGGACGTTGCTCAGACCGTAGGTTTGGGTCCAGAACGAGAAGGAAGCCCGTATTTTTCAAAGGGGATTGACTGAAACTCTCTCCGCCATGTCACATCGATAGCGGCAACTGAGGTCACGAGGAGGTCCTCTGTCGCCCTTCGACTCGACGGCACACTGGATAGGAGCGCACTGTGGTCATGCCTGCGGACAAAATCGAGAATGCGATCATTGTCGATGACCCCGGCTTGGCAAGCTCATGGTTAAGCCGCCGACCTTAGGTCGCTGGTTGCCGACCCAAACGGCTGTTCTAGACATCAAGGGAGCAATTTTTGCCGAAGCGCGAGGGCCACTGCGTGCGAAAGAGTTAGCGCAGCAAGATTTCGCCTGGCGTTGTCCAGATGAAACTTTACGCCTCGCGGTTTAATACCGAGAAGCGCCGCAATATCCTGCATCGTCTTGCCATCAGAGATCCAAGCGAGACACTGCCGTTCGCGCTGTGTGAGTGAGCTTTCCATCCCGCCCACTATTGATGCGCGTCCGATCCTGGCACTCACATGGGCATGGTAGTTGAGAGCCACCGTTTCCAACATGTCTTGCGAGGTCTCGATGAAACGGTCGAGTCCAAGGCTGCGGTCGTCCACCGCCAAGGTGAACGCCGCGAACTGGTTTTGACTTGAGGGAATGCGAACCGTCAGGCCGGTCCTGATCTTGAAGCTGAGTGCATCGTCAAACAGACGGCGTTCTTTCGTCGACTTTGCGCTTCGCGCCTCACGCCCATCCCACAGGAACATCCGCCTTGTGTTTCGCGGCTCCTGAAGAACGGGATCGATGCTGTCGTATCCTTCCCGAAAGTAGTGGCGGGTCCAACTCTTCGGATAGGACGAGATCAGCTTAGGACCATTCGCGCGGTGGCCAAGATAGGCGAACCAGCGAAAGCCCAATGCATGCGCGGTTCGCTCCGCGACGCGTCTAAAATCATCTTCCGTTTGGGCAGAGTGAAGACAATCGACGAATTCATCACATGCTCGTTTGGCTTCTTTCATCGCACCCCCTTTAGAACTTTTCTGGTACCCAAAAGCGGCAACCGCGCAACATTCGCGCGCTGCGTGTGGCGTGTATTGGCGCCTTGCGGCAGCTTTGCGGCAGGAACAACTCGATATCGCTCTGTCCGAACTACAGCATCAACGCGAACTTACGACGGGGCAGAACAACCTCTGACTGCGGCCGCCCAAAGAAACACTTTCCTCCGTTTCTCGACTTTAAGGAATTCCATTCCCTGCACTGTCAGATCTGTGGGCCACAAACTTACACAGTTTCCAAAGTGCGCGCGATGATGATCACGCCTGCGAATGCGGTTCGCGACCCAACAGAACCATGACGTCCTGTCAGAAGTGACAGCGCAACGCCGTGACCGCGCCTGCTCTGTTGAGCTCGAAGCTGTGATTCGTAAGCGAGAGGTTAAGAATGAAGGTCATTGCGCGCACGCGTATGGCGCTCCTGCACGACTCTGAACTGACAATGGGAATGCACCGTCTGCGAGGGCGCGTGTTTAAGGAGCGGCTTGACTGGGATGTCTCTGTCACAGGCGGACTGGAGATCGATCAGTACGACGCACTCAACCCGACTTATCTTTTGGTGATCGAGCAGCGCGCAGTTGTCGGCTGTGTTCGCTTGCTGCCCACCACTGGGGCCAACATGCTGGCCCACACGTTCTCGTTTTTGCGTTGATACCAAGAACGTTGCGGCGACAGCCGAGAACGGCTTGCGGGAAGCGACCTTCCTGCTCTTTGCCGCAATGATCGAATGGGGCCAGCAGCGCGACCTGCAGGCGATCGCGACCGTCACTGATCTTCGCATGGAGCGCATCCTGCGCCGGGCCGGATGGCAACTCAATCGCCTCGGCGAGCCACGTCAAATCGGAGCCACCACGGCTGTCGCTGGGCTACTACCAGTCACGGATGACGCGCTCGGGGCGATCCGGGCGGCCGGCAAGATTGCTAAGCTGGCAATTGATGCTCCGTCAAGCACGGCGCTCGCGGCATAGCGTCGCGTCTCCAGCTCCCCAAAATATTAAAGAGGCTTTTCAGCAATGGATCCAGCTGCTTTCGTAGCTCTGGTCGAACAGTGCGCCCCGACGCCGGACTTGGTGCGGCCGCTGACGACGATTGTGCGGCAGGCGAGCTCGTTCGAGCCGCTGCTCATCACAATTCGGGCGCGCAAACCCGTTCCGATTCAGGCAAGTAATCGTGAGGAAGCGATTCAGCTCGCGACTGAGGCCATCGCCACCGGCCAGCCGGTCCGCGCCGGTCTTGCTCAACTGGATGCCAAGGAAACCAAGCAGGCCGGGCTGACGACCACCACGACCTTCGACGCCTGCAAGCACATCGCGGGCCTCAGCAGATTGTTTGAGGCCCGATTGCAAGCAGCAAACGTGAACGCCTCGGGCCGCGATCAGGCCATTGCCAGCGTCGTCGCGAGTTTCGCGGCCGAAGCGCCCCAAGCAACTCCCGAGCCCCGAACGCCGCCGGGCGATGCTGACATTTCCACCCGCGAGACCCCGAAAATCAACACGCCAGCTCCCTCCATCAGGGAGCGTCCGAACTGGGATGTCTATCGCTCGGGCCTCGGCACGTCAGCCTTCGTCTATGAGCGATGAGGAATTCTTTTGTTCTGTCTCAATTCAACACCGCGGTCCGGGATGGTCCGGCTGCACTGCAATCGGAGCCCAATCGGCATGACTTCTCTTCTTAAACACTCCGCTGCCCTCTTTTGCATGGGAGCCGTCCTCAGCATCGCCTTGGTTGAACCCGCTTTGGCGCAGACCGCGAACATCGAAGGCGTGCTGCAGAACATCGTCAACATGCTAACCGGTAACGTCGCGCGCCTGCTGGCGACGCTGGCGGTCATCATCGTCGGCATCGCCTGGATGTTCGGCTATCTCGACCTGCGCAAGGCCGCCTACGTCGTGCTCGGTGTCGCCATCACGTTTGGCGCCTCCGAGGTGGTCTCGACCTTGACCGGGGGGCGTTGATGAATGAGGCCGTGCGTCTCACGGAGGACACTTTGTTCCTCGCCTGCACGCGACCTGCCATGGTCGCCGGCGTCACCATGGAAGCCATGGCGCTCAACGTGATGTTTTCCTGCATCCTGTTCCTGGTGGCTGGGAGCATCATCTACGGTCTGGTCGCCATCCCGATCCATGGTCTTTGCCGCATCATCTGCCGGCACGACCCCAACATGTTCCGGATCCTGCTCGCCTGGATCGAAACCCGCGGACGCACGCGCAACGCGTCATTCTGGGGCGGATCGTCCTGCACGCCGCTCAAGCTCATCCGGCGATATCGAATACGAGACCTTG contains the following coding sequences:
- a CDS encoding lysozyme family protein, translating into MRPLTTIVRQASSFEPLLITIRARKPVPIQASNREEAIQLATEAIATGQPVRAGLAQLDAKETKQAGLTTTTTFDACKHIAGLSRLFEARLQAANVNASGRDQAIASVVASFAAEAPQATPEPRTPPGDADISTRETPKINTPAPSIRERPNWDVYRSGLGTSAFVYER
- a CDS encoding TrbC/VirB2 family protein, whose product is MTSLLKHSAALFCMGAVLSIALVEPALAQTANIEGVLQNIVNMLTGNVARLLATLAVIIVGIAWMFGYLDLRKAAYVVLGVAITFGASEVVSTLTGGR
- a CDS encoding autoinducer binding domain-containing protein, giving the protein MKEAKRACDEFVDCLHSAQTEDDFRRVAERTAHALGFRWFAYLGHRANGPKLISSYPKSWTRHYFREGYDSIDPVLQEPRNTRRMFLWDGREARSAKSTKERRLFDDALSFKIRTGLTVRIPSSQNQFAAFTLAVDDRSLGLDRFIETSQDMLETVALNYHAHVSARIGRASIVGGMESSLTQRERQCLAWISDGKTMQDIAALLGIKPRGVKFHLDNARRNLAALTLSHAVALALRQKLLP
- a CDS encoding VirB3 family type IV secretion system protein, translated to MNEAVRLTEDTLFLACTRPAMVAGVTMEAMALNVMFSCILFLVAGSIIYGLVAIPIHGLCRIICRHDPNMFRILLAWIETRGRTRNASFWGGSSCTPLKLIRRYRIRDLGYA